Proteins encoded by one window of Aphis gossypii isolate Hap1 chromosome X, ASM2018417v2, whole genome shotgun sequence:
- the LOC114127657 gene encoding kelch-like protein 2 isoform X1 — protein sequence MSVNELDVLQTSTSTNDSESVIQFNEFNYTNSFHSIQLLEDLKSLRDNEVLCDIKLRTVNGTIVVGHRNILEAASKFFHVKFSNFDKDFKGIVDILIKELDSVLQILVDYIYTGKIKITKENVKVLLPAAKILQLDYVINACVEYLQTGLDTSNCLGIKAFADLHSCMELSSSSGEFIKKNFLQMVKGDEFISLTFEKVIELISCNDIAVPCEEKVFECVIKWIKHDLDSREKFLPQLMEHVRLPLLASKSCLLKHTIDEPLLKNCPKFNDIVSEALHYYLLQSTQYFTIPQTIRCKPRQFGGLKKIILMFFFSEKLKKFSTKWYDPATNLYKNAVEMNDCPMISNICVIRDQFVFAMGNVNGISSSSVSMLDVSSPSPCWVPMADMLIERKYLGVGELNDCIYAIGGNDSDDNTLCSVEVFDVAIQKWRMVTPMNINRSGFGVGVLNDRLYTVGGCDGLNYLKSVECYDPTLDTWTRIANLSICRWGVSVGVLNGVLYAIGGISDDADNFCSDLISDVDTDDSNENSNDDSNENSNDDLNENSNDDKINDDSKSIDSSHHLRSVEVYRPSDGVWSSIADMNLGRYYPGVVALNGLLYVFGGEKDKNSNYCTIEVYDPNTNTWSMKILPKINKNFQIHKGVVVNIPPNFITN from the exons ATGTCAGTAAACGAACTAGACGTCTTACAAACCTCAACGAGTACAAATGATTCAGAGtcagttatacaatttaatgaatttaattatacaaatagctTTCACTCTATTCAACTACTTGAAGACTTAAAATCCTTACGCGA taatgAAGTTTTATGCGATATTAAATTGAGAACAGTTAATGGTACAATAGTAGTTGGACATAGAAACATTTTAGAAGCAGCTAGTAAATTTTTTCATGTAAAGTTTAGTAATTTTGATAAGGATTTTAAAGGTATTGttgatatacttataaagGAGTTAGATAgtgttttacaaatattagttgattatatttatactggaaaaattaaaatcaccaAAGAAAACGTaaag GTTTTGTTACCAGCTGCAAAAATCCTACAGTTAGACTATGTAATTAATGCTTGTGTTGAGTATTTACAAACAGGTTTAGATACTTCAAATTGTCTTGGTATCAAAGCATTTGCTGACTTACATAGCTGTATGGAATTATCATCAAGTTCTGgagaattcattaaaaaaaatttttt ACAAATGGTTAAAGGGGATGAGTTCATATCTTTAACTTTTGAAAAAGTGATAGAATTGATATCCTGTAATGATATTGCTGTTCCTTGTGAAGAAAAA gtATTTGAATGTGTAATAAAATGGATAAAACATGATTTAGATTCAAGAGAAAAATTTTTGCCACAATTAATGGAACATGTACGTTTGCCATTATTAGCATCAAAAtcatgtttattaaaacatacaattgATGAACCTCTTCTTAAAAATTGTcctaaat ttaATGATATTGTATCAGAagcattacattattatctgCTCCAATCAACTCAGTATTTTACCATTCCACAAACGATTCGCTGTAAACCTAGACAGTTTGGTGgcttaaaaaaa attattctaatgttctttttttctgaaaaattgaaaaagtttAGTACTAAATGGTATGACCCGGCAACTAATCTATATAAGAATGCAGTAGAAATGAATGATTGTCCTATGATAagtaatatatgtgtaattaGAGATCAATTTGTTTTTGCTATGGGAAATGTGAATGGAATATCAAGTTCTTCTGTTAGTATGCTTGATGTATCTTCACCATCACCTTGTTGGGTACCAATGGCCGATATGTTGATTGAACGAAAATATCTAGGAGTTGGTGAATTAAATGATTGTATATATGCT attggtGGAAATGATTCAGATGATAATACTTTATGTAGTGTAGAAGTTTTTGATGTCGCTATTCAAAAATGGAGAATGGTAACtcctatgaatattaatagaaGTGGATTTGGTGTTGGTGTACTAAATGATCGCTtatataca GTAGGAGGTTGTGATggcttaaattatttgaagtctGTTGAATGTTATGATCCCACACTTGACACATGGACACGAATTGCAAATTTGTCAATATGTCGTTGGGGTGTTAGTGTTGGAGTCTTAAATGGTGTTTTGTATGCTATCGGTGGAATTAGCGATGATGCTGACAATTTTTGCAGTGATCTTATTTCTGACGTTGATACTGATGATTCAAATGAGAATAGCAATGATGATTCAAATGAGAATAGCAATGATGATTTAAATGAGAATAGCAATGATGATAAAATCAATGATGATAGTAAAAGTATCGATAGTAGTCATCATCTTAGAAGTGTAGAGGTTTATAGACCAAGTGATGGAGTATGGTCTTCTATTGCTGATATGAATTTAGGCCGATATTATCCtg gagTAGTCGCATTAAATGgtttattgtatgtttttggcggagaaaaagataaaaattcaaattattgtactatagAAGTGTATGATCCTAACACTAATACTTGGTCCATGAAAATATTGCCTAAGATAAACAAGAACTTTCAAATTCATAAAGGAGTAGTTGTTAATATACCACCAAATTTTATcactaattag
- the LOC114127654 gene encoding UDP-glucosyltransferase 2-like, producing MALKSNTMYLHLFLILIYTFVGSWIPTPAEGARILAVETVGGKSHWNFMSSILRVLVDNGHNITVFTPFTGGNRENYTEVDISMGSAKLLDGQLTELIDKYGDLKKIVGEMSVMSRILCNVIYENSKMKEILANTRSDFDVVLIEPILSECVSYPAIKLNLPLIYVLPVPTLGILERKLTGDVSNPAVVSLNVAKFGIPKTLAQRAINCANLIYCTVKYKFHELYNQFTEPQEYDLYAPIPPSLTFVNRHFTIEPASSISSNVVGIGGIHLKAPKKLPKDILEFIEKSPHGVVFLTFGSTVKVASLPEHIKKAFIESLAQIPQRVLLKYEDELEPMPNNVMTKNWLPQREILLHPKVKLFISHGGISGLYEAIDGGVPVLGFPLFADQPRNIDNLVNSGMAISMDILTITKDAFLKNVLELLNNEKYSANAKTASKIFKDQPMSPENLVAYWTEYVIRHKGAPHLKSHALNLPWYQYYLLDLIALLLVFIIFVFFISYKILKSISKLFSKDSRHTKSKSE from the exons atggctttaaaatcaaacacaatgtatttacatttatttttaatattaatttacacattTGTTGGTTCGTGGATACCTACGCCCGCTGAAGGTGCGAGAATATTAGCCGTGGAGACGGTTGGAGGTAAAAGCCACTGGAACTTTATGAGCTCAATTCTTCGGGTGTTGGTGGACAACGGACACAATATCACCGTGTTCACGCCGTTCACCGGCGGAAACCGTGAAAACTATACTGAAGTGGACATTTCTATGGGATCTGCAAAACTACTAGACGGACAACTTACAGAATTGATAGATAAATACGGAgatctgaaaaaaattgttggtgAGATGTCAGTGATGAGTAGAATACTATGCAATGtgatttatgaaaatagtaaaatgaaaGAGATACTCGCTAATACTCGTTCTGACTTCGACGTAGTTCTAATTGAACCAATATTATCGGAGTGCGTGTCGTACCCCGCCATTAAGTTAAACTTGCCACTCATATACGTCTTGCCAGTACCAACATTGGGTATACTAGAACGAAAATTAACAGGAGACGTGTCCAATCCCGCTGTAGTTTCTTTGAATGTAGCAAAATTTGGTATTCCAAAAACACTTGCCCAGAGAGCAATCAATTGcgctaatttaatttactgcaCAGTCAAATACAAATTCCACGAACTTTATAATCAATTCACCGAACCGCAAGAGTACGATTTGTACGCCCCAATCCCACCATCTTTGACATTTGTAAACAGACATTTCACAATCGAACCGGCAAGTTCAATCTCGTCAAACGTCGTCGGAATTGGTGGAATACATTTAAAAGCGCCCAAAAAGTTACCAAAA GACATACTAGAATTTATCGAAAAATCGCCTCATGGTGtagtttttttaacttttggttCAACTGTTAAAGTTGCTTCTTTACCAGAGCAcataaaaaaagcatttattgAATCTCTCGCACAGATCCCTCAaagagtattattaaaatatgaagatGAACTAGAACCCATGCCAAACAATGTGATGACTAAAAACTGGCTACCTCAACGTGAAATTcttc TACACCCGAAAGTGAAACTCTTCATCAGCCACGGAGGTATCTCTGGATTATACGAGGCTATAGACGGCGGGGTTCCTGTTCTTGGATTTCCTTTGTTTGCTGATCAGCCAAGAAATATCGATAATTTAGTCAATTCCGGAATGGCTATTTCTATGGATATTTTGACCATAACAAAAGatgcgtttttaaaaaatgttttagaacTACTCAATAATGAAAA GTACTCTGCAAATGCTAAAACTGCATCGAAAATATTCAAAGATCAGCCTATGTCACCGGAAAATTTAGTTGCGTACTGGACAGAGTATGTTATACGTCATAAAGGAGCTCCACATTTGAAATCTCACGCACTTAATCTACCGTGGTATCAATACTATCTCTTGGATCTTATtgctttattattagtttttattatttttgtattttttatttcctataaaatattgaaatctatttcaaaattattttcaaaagattCTAGACATACTAAGTCGAAATCTGAatga
- the LOC114127657 gene encoding kelch-like protein 2 isoform X2, which translates to MSVNELDVLQTSTSTNDSESVIQFNEFNYTNSFHSIQLLEDLKSLRDNEVLCDIKLRTVNGTIVVGHRNILEAASKFFHVKFSNFDKDFKGIVDILIKELDSVLQILVDYIYTGKIKITKENVKVLLPAAKILQLDYVINACVEYLQTGLDTSNCLGIKAFADLHSCMELSSSSGEFIKKNFLQMVKGDEFISLTFEKVIELISCNDIAVPCEEKVFECVIKWIKHDLDSREKFLPQLMEHVRLPLLASKSCLLKHTIDEPLLKNCPKFNDIVSEALHYYLLQSTQYFTIPQTIRCKPRQFGGLKKFSTKWYDPATNLYKNAVEMNDCPMISNICVIRDQFVFAMGNVNGISSSSVSMLDVSSPSPCWVPMADMLIERKYLGVGELNDCIYAIGGNDSDDNTLCSVEVFDVAIQKWRMVTPMNINRSGFGVGVLNDRLYTVGGCDGLNYLKSVECYDPTLDTWTRIANLSICRWGVSVGVLNGVLYAIGGISDDADNFCSDLISDVDTDDSNENSNDDSNENSNDDLNENSNDDKINDDSKSIDSSHHLRSVEVYRPSDGVWSSIADMNLGRYYPGVVALNGLLYVFGGEKDKNSNYCTIEVYDPNTNTWSMKILPKINKNFQIHKGVVVNIPPNFITN; encoded by the exons ATGTCAGTAAACGAACTAGACGTCTTACAAACCTCAACGAGTACAAATGATTCAGAGtcagttatacaatttaatgaatttaattatacaaatagctTTCACTCTATTCAACTACTTGAAGACTTAAAATCCTTACGCGA taatgAAGTTTTATGCGATATTAAATTGAGAACAGTTAATGGTACAATAGTAGTTGGACATAGAAACATTTTAGAAGCAGCTAGTAAATTTTTTCATGTAAAGTTTAGTAATTTTGATAAGGATTTTAAAGGTATTGttgatatacttataaagGAGTTAGATAgtgttttacaaatattagttgattatatttatactggaaaaattaaaatcaccaAAGAAAACGTaaag GTTTTGTTACCAGCTGCAAAAATCCTACAGTTAGACTATGTAATTAATGCTTGTGTTGAGTATTTACAAACAGGTTTAGATACTTCAAATTGTCTTGGTATCAAAGCATTTGCTGACTTACATAGCTGTATGGAATTATCATCAAGTTCTGgagaattcattaaaaaaaatttttt ACAAATGGTTAAAGGGGATGAGTTCATATCTTTAACTTTTGAAAAAGTGATAGAATTGATATCCTGTAATGATATTGCTGTTCCTTGTGAAGAAAAA gtATTTGAATGTGTAATAAAATGGATAAAACATGATTTAGATTCAAGAGAAAAATTTTTGCCACAATTAATGGAACATGTACGTTTGCCATTATTAGCATCAAAAtcatgtttattaaaacatacaattgATGAACCTCTTCTTAAAAATTGTcctaaat ttaATGATATTGTATCAGAagcattacattattatctgCTCCAATCAACTCAGTATTTTACCATTCCACAAACGATTCGCTGTAAACCTAGACAGTTTGGTGgcttaaaaaaa tttAGTACTAAATGGTATGACCCGGCAACTAATCTATATAAGAATGCAGTAGAAATGAATGATTGTCCTATGATAagtaatatatgtgtaattaGAGATCAATTTGTTTTTGCTATGGGAAATGTGAATGGAATATCAAGTTCTTCTGTTAGTATGCTTGATGTATCTTCACCATCACCTTGTTGGGTACCAATGGCCGATATGTTGATTGAACGAAAATATCTAGGAGTTGGTGAATTAAATGATTGTATATATGCT attggtGGAAATGATTCAGATGATAATACTTTATGTAGTGTAGAAGTTTTTGATGTCGCTATTCAAAAATGGAGAATGGTAACtcctatgaatattaatagaaGTGGATTTGGTGTTGGTGTACTAAATGATCGCTtatataca GTAGGAGGTTGTGATggcttaaattatttgaagtctGTTGAATGTTATGATCCCACACTTGACACATGGACACGAATTGCAAATTTGTCAATATGTCGTTGGGGTGTTAGTGTTGGAGTCTTAAATGGTGTTTTGTATGCTATCGGTGGAATTAGCGATGATGCTGACAATTTTTGCAGTGATCTTATTTCTGACGTTGATACTGATGATTCAAATGAGAATAGCAATGATGATTCAAATGAGAATAGCAATGATGATTTAAATGAGAATAGCAATGATGATAAAATCAATGATGATAGTAAAAGTATCGATAGTAGTCATCATCTTAGAAGTGTAGAGGTTTATAGACCAAGTGATGGAGTATGGTCTTCTATTGCTGATATGAATTTAGGCCGATATTATCCtg gagTAGTCGCATTAAATGgtttattgtatgtttttggcggagaaaaagataaaaattcaaattattgtactatagAAGTGTATGATCCTAACACTAATACTTGGTCCATGAAAATATTGCCTAAGATAAACAAGAACTTTCAAATTCATAAAGGAGTAGTTGTTAATATACCACCAAATTTTATcactaattag
- the LOC114127652 gene encoding H/ACA ribonucleoprotein complex non-core subunit NAF1 yields MMDDQISDSSDEYSPNDNKETLIVNGLFGIADEENNVENTTASPEFSNDINMEAEVVDTIMDKLCNENDLHIIKTTDKKNCDDTNGDSVQKAESNCFGSHMLCSKSTDLDHTELSPSFATISKNYEKSKECDASKNSVTTQENSKKCDILPESDSKAVVVLSKDNLPSTLSLISTNYQDSSSDDSDTSDDDNSNDNDQLIDSDNENSIISVSSNTFLKDNYVKTKGELDISDLPPIEDLKISVDEAKCQPVGCIKSVVDTLVIVEAFLNQPALDIDSVLFVDRGKRALGRIFDVFGSVTKPFYAVRFNDSNHIKTFDIQIKEPVYCAPQTEYASYVMVSQLMQMKGSDASWRDNNEPPCEFLDYSDDEAEKLAKKNRRQKKCTQPSGEDNKDKSPDPPSRKVLRNNPTPRSITPRPSFQNSNNRTQQTYNPCPPNYSYGPRQFPTYAQQLSSMEFSQAYRQPYNPWYYDPTYAPRHDYPHRPPYMPPVYDYRSQPPMDPNNPNNRFYYPDRYN; encoded by the exons ATGATGGACGATCAAATTTCCGATTCGTCTGACGAATACAGTCCTAATGATAATAAAGa aacattaattgtaaatgGACTTTTTGGAATCGCTGatgaagaaaataatgttgaGAATACTACTGCCTCTCCAGAATTtagtaatgatattaatatggaAGCAGAAGTAGTTGATACAATAATGGACAAAct ttgtaatgaaaatgatctacatattataaaaaccacaGATAAAAAGAATTGTGATGATACAAATGGTGATAGTGTCCAGAAAGCTGAGAGTAATTGTTTTGGTAGTCATATGTTATG ttcaaagtCAACTGATTTGGATCATACAGAATTATCACCCTCATTTGctacaatatctaaaaattatgaaaaatcaaa ggaATGTGATGCTTCAAAAAACTCAGTTACAACACaggaaaattcaaaaaaatgcgATATATTGCCTGAATCAGAttctaa ggCTGTTGTCGTATTATCTAAAGACAATTTACCATCAACACTCTCCTTAATTTCTACAAATTACCAAGATtctag ctcTGATGACAGTGATACTAGTGATGATGATAATTCTAATGATAATGATCAATTGATTGATTCTGATAATGAAAACAGCATTATTTCTGTATCATctaatacgtttttaaaagataattatgTTAAGACCAAAGGAGAATTAGATATTAGTGATTTACCACCCattgaagatttaaaaatatcagttgATGAAGCTAAATGTCAACCAGTTGGATGTATAAAAAGCGTTGTTGATACTTTAg ttattgttgaagcatttttaaatcaacctGCATTGGACATTGACTCTGTATTATTTGTGGATCGAGGAAAAAGAGCTTTAGGACgaatatttgatgtatttgGATCTGTCACTAAGCCTTTCTATGCTGTCCGATTCAACGACTCTAACCATATAAAGACATTTGATATACAAATTAAGGAACCTGTATACTGCGCTCCTCAGACAGAATATGCAAGCTATGTTATGGTGTCTCAGCTCATGCAAATGAAAGGAAGCGATGCTTCGTGGAGAGACAATAATGAACCACCTTGTGAGTTTTTAGATTATTCTGATGATGAAGCAGAAAAGTTGGCTAAGAAAAATCGTAGacagaaaaaatgtacacaacCTTCAGGAGAAGACAATAAAGATAAATCTCCTGATCCTCCCAGTCGAAAGGTTTTAAGGAATAATCCCACACCGAGAAGTATAACACCACGTCCTTCATTTCAAAATTCCAACAATCGGACACAACAAACATACAACCCTTGTCCTCCCAATTATAGTTACGGTCCTAGACAATTCCCGACTTATGCTCAGCAGTTAAGTTCAATGGAATTTAGTCAAGCGTATCGCCAACCATATAATCCATGGTATTATGATCCAACGTATGCACCAAGACATGACTATCCACATCGTCCTCCTTATATGCCACCAGTATATGATTATCGATCTCAACCACCAATGGATCCGAATAATCCAAATAATCGATTTTACTATCCTGAccgttataattaa